A window of the Corythoichthys intestinalis isolate RoL2023-P3 chromosome 6, ASM3026506v1, whole genome shotgun sequence genome harbors these coding sequences:
- the LOC130917498 gene encoding protein FAM124B: MLTTRATPLHRAQDEKVDSGAESTNSDSSRMSATTIAELRSQRAREQQRRLSVVNLHLLANPGDSLLLQHSLDRLLRRLCPSLHIFHVSERASPHKGSARLCPPAGSPSLAITFFLHEVYGEERILKVLDFFQRPPWKYHHTESCKTSGIRISSDETAPLRPYLLPSRDFFSLGAGMPVWGVRPVHFGGEILRVTLYSGYDNYEDAVRFYETVLQREAEEQKTGFCWFTLHTEPGLCLQLALKQVSEGVHVEPCNSAVLQFSVEEIGQLVPLLPNPCTPISASRWQTEDLDGNKVLFQVKTPPHPKPPLTCAFPLACPAVPPRAVQLKSLSPNNLHSLPAWQNYRHGPRATSESAVEKLPGSQGSGSCCSTPPGSSCYSSQRSSPAPPSASDSPLRPPITRSLSRLLLEEDEGETNVDTGVAVTAAVTRSSSMELLSSCQPRTPAAFGLSAKNWSPSRKWLCSAFSNHGANISAPLTNAPDPCYVEDVFTATELFAKPLSSQVNEEESVDEFFI, translated from the exons ATGTTGACGACGAGAGCGACGCCGCTCCACAGAGCGCAAGATGAGAAGGTGGACTCTGGAGCTGAAAGTACCAA ctCGGACTCCAGTAGGATGTCAGCAACTACCA TAGCCGAGCTGAGGAGCCAGCGCGCCCGCGAGCAGCAGCGACGTCTCTCTGTTGTAAACTTGCACCTCTTGGCTAACCCGGGAGACTCCCTGTTGCTGCAGCACAGCTTGGACCGTCTGCTACGCAGGCTTTGCCCGAGCCTCCACATTTTCCACGTATCGGAGAGGGCATCTCCTCATAAAGGGAGCGCTCGCCTCTGTCCACCAGCTG GCTCCCCTTCTCTGGCCATCACTTTCTTTCTCCACGAGGTTTATGGAGAAGAGCGCATCCTGAAAGTTCTGGACTTCTTCCAGCGACCGCCCTGGAAATACCACCACACGGAGAGCTGCAAAACGTCCGGCATCCGCATCTCTTCCGACGAGACCGCCCCGCTGCGGCCGTACCTCCTGCCCAGTCGAGACTTTTTCAGCTTGGGCGCGGGGATGCCCGTGTGGGGCGTGCGACCGGTGCACTTCGGAGGGGAGATCTTGCGCGTGACGTTGTACAGTGGCTACGACAATTACGAGGACGCCGTGCGCTTCTACGAGACAGTGCTGCAGAGGGAGGCGGAGGAGCAGAAGACTGGTTTTTGCTGGTTCACCTTGCACACAG AACCTGGGCTTTGCCTGCAGCTCGCTTTAAAGCAAGTGTCGGAGGGGGTCCACGTGGAGCCGTGTAACTCTGCTGTGCTGCAGTTCAGCGTGGAGGAAATTGGCCAATTGGTACCTCTGCTGCCCAACCCTTGCACACCCATCAGCGCCTCACGCTGGCAGACCGAAGACCTGGATGGAAACAAGGTTCTTTTCCAG GTGAAAACCCCGCCGCATCCCAAGCCACCTTTGACCTGCGCTTTCCCCCTGGCCTGCCCCGCTGTGCCCCCCCGGGCCGTGCAGCTAAAAAGCTTGTCGCCTAACAACCTTCATTCTCTGCCAGCTTGGCAAAACTACAGACATG GCCCGAGAGCTACTAGTGAGAGCGCTGTGGAGAAGCTTCCAGGGAGCCAAGGGTCAGGCAGCTGTTGCAGCACTCCCCCGGGAAGCTCTTGCTACTCGTCGCAGCGCAGCAGCCCCGCCCCGCCGTCCGCTTCCGACTCGCCCCTGCGTCCCCCCATCACCCGCTCACTCTCGCGTCTACTCCTGGAGGAGGACGAGGGGGAGACCAACGTGGACACGGGGGTCGCCGTGACCGCCGCCGTGACTCGCTCTTCTTCAATGGAGCTTTTGAGCTCATGTCAGCCACGGACGCCCGCGGCCTTCGGGCTTTCGGCCAAAAACTGGAGCCCTTCCAGAAAGTGGCTTTGCTCTGCTTTCTCCAATCATGGTGCAAACATCAGCGCGCCGCTGACAAATGCGCCCGATCCCTGTTATGTCGAAGATGTTTTCACCGCCACGGAACTTTTTGCTAAGCCGTTGTCATCACAGGTGAATGAAGAGGAGTCCGTCGACGAGTTCTTCATCTGA